The proteins below come from a single Gemmatimonadaceae bacterium genomic window:
- a CDS encoding pitrilysin family protein: MSSSLVIGSASRDGGSGLHRTVLPNGLTVLSEHMPGVRSVSFGAWVRAASLHEPRERMGVSHLLEHMVFKGTRRRSAHEIALSLEALGGSLDAYTSREHTVYQGRVLDEHLTEAADVIADIVFRPTLRASDLTLERKVILEEIGMVEDTPDDLVFEIHNEALWGNHPYGYSILGTRDTVNALGVPELKELHARAYHPGHVVVAASGNVEHDRLLEVLARTGWTDAQSGDASPLVSPTPTASAPTTVHISRDGAQTHVVAGCTGVSHSDPERFPFLLLSTLLGGGMSSRLFQRVREEMGLAYAIYTFQSFHADSGMHGVYVATAPESAGAALDAIRHELRQVVSEGLPADEVAMGRQQLKGQVTLSLESVSSRMYRAASVELYDEPYRTLDEVLALIDAISVDDVSRVARAYFAPERMTVVSLGPKGTD; encoded by the coding sequence GTGAGCTCCTCGCTGGTGATCGGCTCCGCTTCGCGCGACGGCGGAAGCGGACTGCATCGAACAGTTCTGCCCAACGGACTGACCGTACTCTCGGAGCACATGCCTGGAGTGCGGTCCGTGTCGTTCGGCGCATGGGTGCGCGCCGCCTCGCTGCACGAGCCGCGGGAGAGGATGGGCGTGTCGCACCTGCTCGAGCACATGGTGTTCAAGGGGACGAGGCGCCGAAGCGCGCACGAGATCGCGCTGTCACTCGAGGCGCTGGGCGGTTCGCTCGACGCGTATACCTCGCGTGAACACACGGTGTACCAGGGGCGCGTCCTCGACGAACATCTGACGGAGGCGGCCGACGTGATCGCCGACATCGTGTTCCGCCCGACGTTGCGCGCCTCCGATCTCACCCTCGAGCGCAAAGTGATTCTCGAGGAGATCGGGATGGTCGAAGACACGCCCGACGATCTCGTATTCGAGATTCATAACGAAGCCCTCTGGGGGAACCATCCCTACGGCTACTCGATCCTCGGCACGCGCGACACGGTCAACGCGCTCGGCGTACCGGAGCTGAAGGAGCTTCACGCGCGAGCGTATCATCCAGGGCACGTCGTCGTGGCCGCGTCGGGAAACGTCGAACACGACCGGCTGCTCGAGGTGCTCGCGCGCACCGGCTGGACCGACGCCCAGAGCGGCGACGCATCGCCGCTCGTCTCACCGACGCCGACGGCGTCGGCACCGACCACCGTGCACATTTCACGCGACGGCGCGCAGACGCACGTCGTCGCCGGCTGCACCGGCGTCTCGCACTCCGATCCGGAACGATTTCCGTTCCTGCTCCTCAGCACGTTGCTTGGCGGCGGGATGAGCTCACGCCTCTTTCAGCGCGTGCGCGAGGAGATGGGACTCGCCTACGCCATTTACACCTTCCAGTCGTTCCACGCCGACAGCGGCATGCACGGGGTGTACGTGGCGACGGCTCCGGAATCCGCCGGTGCGGCGCTAGACGCGATTCGGCACGAGCTCCGCCAGGTCGTGAGCGAGGGGCTCCCCGCCGACGAGGTCGCGATGGGCCGCCAGCAGCTCAAGGGGCAGGTCACGCTGTCGCTCGAGAGTGTGTCGTCGCGTATGTACCGCGCCGCCTCCGTGGAGCTCTACGACGAGCCCTATCGCACGCTGGACGAGGTTTTGGCTCTCATCGACGCCATTTCCGTCGACGACGTGAGCCGCGTCGCACGCGCCTACTTCGCCCCCGAACGCATGACCGTCGTAAGTCTGGGGCCAAAAGGGACAGATTGA
- the dxr gene encoding 1-deoxy-D-xylulose-5-phosphate reductoisomerase, giving the protein MTAASDRPRGVAILGSTGSIGTTALRVLERQRDRFRVAALTAYDNARLLAEQADRFAPNFVGIVGNGGGAASHPGWHLGESCLVDAARRDDVDIVLNAVVGAAGLEATLAALSAGKRVALANKETLVMGGPLVTEACRTGGGEIIPVDSEHSAILQCITGKPGVEVRRIIITASGGPFRGWSGERLERATLEDALRHPTWRMGRKITVDCATLANKALEVIEAHFLFGLPYDKIEVVVHPQSVVHSMVEFVDGSVLAQLGVPSMELPVLYALTHPDRVPDSGVPPFDPVALSPLTFEPLSVERFPAFALGVAAGRRGGVAPAVFNAANEAAVALFLSGRIRFAEIGPAIRDTLDSLSHVGGDNRDAILAADAAARAHVKERFGC; this is encoded by the coding sequence ATGACCGCGGCGTCCGATCGCCCTCGTGGCGTCGCGATCCTCGGGTCGACGGGGTCGATCGGTACAACCGCGCTCCGTGTGCTCGAGCGCCAGCGCGATCGCTTTCGCGTGGCCGCGCTCACGGCATACGACAACGCGCGTCTGCTCGCCGAACAGGCCGATCGCTTCGCGCCGAATTTCGTCGGCATCGTCGGCAACGGAGGCGGCGCCGCATCGCACCCGGGCTGGCACCTCGGCGAGTCGTGTCTCGTCGACGCCGCGCGGCGCGACGACGTGGACATCGTCCTCAACGCCGTCGTCGGCGCGGCCGGACTCGAAGCGACGCTCGCCGCGCTGAGCGCCGGAAAGCGCGTCGCGCTCGCCAACAAGGAAACGCTGGTCATGGGCGGGCCGCTCGTGACCGAGGCGTGCCGGACGGGCGGCGGCGAAATCATCCCGGTGGACAGCGAGCACAGCGCGATTTTGCAGTGCATCACGGGCAAGCCGGGCGTCGAGGTTCGGAGAATCATCATCACCGCGTCGGGCGGGCCGTTCCGCGGATGGAGCGGTGAACGACTGGAGCGCGCGACGCTCGAGGACGCTCTTCGGCACCCGACGTGGCGGATGGGGCGGAAGATCACGGTCGACTGCGCCACGCTGGCGAACAAGGCGCTCGAGGTCATCGAGGCGCACTTCCTCTTCGGGCTGCCGTACGACAAGATCGAGGTCGTCGTACATCCGCAGAGTGTCGTCCACTCGATGGTCGAGTTCGTCGACGGCAGCGTGCTCGCACAGCTGGGGGTGCCAAGCATGGAGCTTCCCGTGCTTTATGCCCTCACGCATCCGGACCGCGTTCCGGACTCGGGGGTACCACCTTTTGACCCGGTCGCGCTGTCGCCGCTCACCTTCGAGCCGCTCTCGGTGGAGCGGTTTCCGGCGTTCGCGCTGGGGGTCGCCGCGGGCCGGCGCGGAGGGGTCGCGCCGGCGGTGTTCAATGCCGCGAACGAGGCGGCCGTGGCACTTTTCCTGTCGGGACGAATCCGGTTCGCCGAGATCGGTCCGGCGATTCGTGATACGCTGGACTCGCTCAGCCACGTCGGCGGCGACAATCGCGACGCGATCCTCGCCGCCGACGCGGCGGCGCGTGCTCATGTGAAGGAACGGTTCGGATGCTAG
- a CDS encoding phosphatidate cytidylyltransferase codes for MSSELARRVAFGVVAAPIAVAIVLYGGAPLAALLAIASALAASEFFRMARATGLTPIDNAGVVIAGLTPLVVHARFLHLYDPDASIGVLSLASIAMLVVLTLAIWLRGVTGKPIGAVGATIFGAAYTGGMLSFAYGIRYHDYAFAPAAVTLGGWSFSVASGGLLLLVPVLATWASDTGAYVVGRTMGKHKLIPSVSPGKTIEGTIGGLIASVLVSWVLVRWLLRPAAHLDFRSAPVGVIAYGIVVSIVAQIGDIAESLLKRDAGVKDSSTLIPGHGGVLDRVDSLLFVFPVSYVLFGWLLTWAPS; via the coding sequence TTGAGCTCCGAGCTCGCGCGCCGCGTAGCATTTGGCGTCGTCGCCGCGCCGATCGCGGTTGCCATCGTGTTGTACGGCGGAGCGCCGCTCGCGGCGCTCCTCGCCATCGCCTCGGCGCTCGCGGCGTCGGAATTCTTTCGCATGGCGCGCGCGACCGGGCTGACGCCGATCGACAACGCGGGAGTCGTCATCGCCGGACTGACGCCGCTCGTCGTACACGCGCGCTTTCTGCACCTGTACGATCCGGACGCATCGATCGGCGTCCTGTCGCTGGCGTCGATCGCCATGCTCGTCGTGCTGACGCTGGCGATCTGGCTGCGCGGCGTGACCGGAAAGCCGATCGGCGCGGTGGGCGCCACGATCTTCGGCGCGGCGTACACGGGCGGGATGCTCAGCTTCGCCTACGGCATCCGCTATCACGACTACGCGTTCGCGCCGGCCGCCGTCACGCTGGGCGGCTGGAGCTTCTCGGTCGCGTCGGGCGGCCTGTTGCTCCTCGTTCCCGTGTTGGCGACTTGGGCGTCGGACACGGGCGCCTACGTCGTCGGGCGCACGATGGGGAAGCACAAGCTCATTCCTTCGGTGAGCCCGGGAAAGACGATCGAGGGTACAATCGGGGGATTGATCGCCAGCGTGCTCGTATCCTGGGTGCTCGTGCGATGGTTGCTGCGTCCCGCCGCGCATCTCGATTTCCGCTCGGCGCCGGTCGGCGTCATCGCGTACGGCATCGTGGTGAGCATCGTCGCTCAGATCGGCGACATCGCCGAGTCGTTGCTCAAGCGCGATGCGGGGGTCAAGGACAGTTCGACCCTCATTCCCGGCCACGGCGGTGTCCTCGACCGCGTCGATAGTCTTCTATTTGTGTTTCCCGTCTCGTACGTCCTTTTCGGTTGGTTGCTGACGTGGGCGCCGTCATGA
- the tsf gene encoding translation elongation factor Ts has protein sequence MTATITAKDVAALREKTGAGMMDCKKALEETEGNLDRAVELLRSKGAAKAEKRAGRQTMEGVIANYVHHNGKIAVLVEVNCETDFVARTEDFQQLGKYLAEHIAAADPIAIDKESIPQEKIDSERRIFTEQVKAEGKPDHLIDKIVEGKVQAFYKDVALLHQAWVRDTAKTIGDLVKEVSAKTGENVKVRRFVRYQLGA, from the coding sequence ATGACTGCTACGATCACCGCCAAAGACGTTGCCGCGCTGCGCGAGAAGACCGGCGCCGGCATGATGGATTGCAAGAAGGCCCTCGAGGAGACCGAAGGAAATCTCGACAGGGCCGTGGAGTTGCTGCGCTCGAAGGGCGCCGCGAAGGCCGAGAAGCGCGCGGGGAGGCAGACCATGGAAGGCGTCATCGCCAACTACGTCCACCACAACGGCAAGATCGCCGTGCTGGTCGAGGTGAACTGCGAGACGGACTTCGTGGCGCGCACCGAGGACTTCCAGCAGCTGGGGAAGTACCTCGCGGAGCACATCGCCGCCGCCGACCCGATCGCCATCGACAAGGAATCGATCCCGCAGGAGAAGATCGACTCCGAGCGCCGCATCTTCACCGAGCAGGTGAAGGCGGAGGGTAAGCCGGACCATCTCATCGACAAGATCGTCGAGGGGAAGGTGCAGGCGTTCTATAAGGACGTCGCGCTGCTGCACCAGGCTTGGGTGCGCGACACCGCCAAGACGATCGGCGATCTGGTGAAAGAGGTCTCGGCCAAGACGGGCGAGAACGTCAAGGTTCGCCGGTTCGTGCGGTATCAGCTGGGAGCGTAA
- a CDS encoding polyribonucleotide nucleotidyltransferase → MMHRVEKTFAGRRLVIETGRMAKQAAGSALVQFGDTMVLAAVTVSDTQSPLDFFPLLVEYREKTYAAGKIPGGYIKREGRPSDTEILSARIVDRSVRPLFPEGFKNEVQVFIYVISADQENAPDVLALVAASAALNASKIPFTTPVAATRIGRIQDKWVLNPTYEQLAYSDMELVVAGSADSINMVEGGALEVSEEDVVEALTVAQKGIRELIAAQEELFKAMASERPAKMEWTKAPIDHTLHAKVQDLANGKIKDALNQKDKHGRIAAVERVKQEIQTQLLVDFPDGSKDIKSLLGDVEYNQLRSQVLESGHRVDGRKPNEVRPITIDTSVIPRAHGSALFTRGQTQALVAATLGTANDVQRYETVNEPKESTKSFMLHYNFPPFSTGEVRPMRGTSRREIGHGNLAERALQGVLPAFDEFPYTIRIVSDILESNGSSSMASVCGGSLALFDAGVPIRSAVAGVAMGLIKEGKKYAILTDILGTEDHLGDMDFKVAGTKTGITSIQMDIKIEGLDLSIMKEALAQAKEGRLHILGEMDKALTAARPDLSPFAPRIVTMQISPEKIGDLIGPKGKTIRGIQDETGAELTVDDTGLVTIAAVGGESMERARQMVQALTAEPVVGETYEGMVKTTTPFGAFVEIMPGTEGLVHISEMRHERTEKTEDVVKKGDRVKVKLIDRDERGRLRLSMKALLPRPEGMPEPEPGNGGGEQGGRREGGDRGERGDRGGRPRRGSRGGERSRRE, encoded by the coding sequence ATGATGCATCGCGTTGAAAAGACCTTCGCCGGGCGCCGCCTCGTCATCGAGACCGGGCGCATGGCCAAGCAGGCCGCCGGTTCCGCGCTCGTTCAATTCGGCGACACGATGGTGCTCGCCGCCGTCACCGTGAGCGACACGCAGAGCCCGCTCGACTTCTTCCCGCTTCTCGTGGAGTACCGCGAGAAGACCTACGCCGCCGGAAAGATCCCCGGCGGCTACATCAAGCGCGAAGGCCGGCCGAGCGACACCGAGATCTTATCGGCGCGGATTGTCGATCGTTCTGTTCGCCCGCTCTTTCCCGAGGGCTTCAAGAACGAAGTCCAGGTCTTCATCTACGTGATCTCGGCCGACCAGGAGAACGCGCCCGACGTGCTCGCGCTCGTCGCCGCGTCGGCCGCGCTCAACGCGTCGAAGATTCCGTTCACGACGCCCGTCGCCGCGACGCGCATCGGCCGCATCCAGGACAAGTGGGTGCTCAACCCGACGTACGAGCAGCTCGCCTACAGCGACATGGAGCTCGTGGTCGCCGGCTCCGCCGACTCGATCAACATGGTCGAAGGCGGCGCGCTCGAGGTGAGCGAAGAAGACGTCGTCGAAGCGCTCACCGTCGCGCAGAAGGGCATCCGCGAGCTGATCGCCGCGCAGGAAGAGCTGTTCAAAGCGATGGCCAGCGAGCGGCCCGCCAAGATGGAGTGGACGAAGGCGCCGATCGATCACACGCTCCACGCCAAGGTGCAGGATCTCGCCAACGGCAAGATCAAGGACGCGCTCAATCAGAAGGACAAGCACGGGCGCATCGCCGCGGTCGAGCGGGTGAAGCAGGAGATTCAGACGCAGCTGCTCGTCGATTTCCCGGACGGCAGCAAGGACATCAAGTCGCTGCTCGGCGACGTCGAATACAACCAGCTTCGCTCCCAGGTGCTCGAGAGCGGTCACCGGGTGGACGGCCGCAAGCCGAACGAAGTCCGCCCGATCACGATCGACACCAGCGTGATTCCGCGTGCCCACGGCTCGGCGCTCTTCACCCGCGGGCAGACGCAGGCGCTCGTCGCGGCGACGCTGGGTACCGCGAACGACGTGCAGCGCTACGAGACCGTGAACGAGCCGAAAGAGTCGACCAAGTCGTTCATGCTGCACTACAACTTCCCGCCGTTCTCGACGGGCGAAGTGCGTCCGATGCGCGGCACCTCGCGTCGCGAGATCGGCCACGGCAACCTCGCTGAGCGCGCGCTGCAGGGGGTGCTCCCCGCGTTCGACGAGTTCCCGTACACGATCCGCATCGTCTCCGACATTCTCGAGTCGAACGGCTCGTCGTCGATGGCATCGGTGTGCGGCGGCTCGCTCGCGCTCTTCGACGCCGGCGTGCCGATTCGTTCGGCCGTGGCCGGCGTGGCGATGGGCCTCATCAAGGAAGGGAAGAAGTACGCGATCCTCACCGACATCCTCGGCACCGAGGATCACCTCGGCGACATGGACTTCAAGGTCGCCGGCACGAAGACCGGGATCACCTCGATTCAGATGGACATCAAGATCGAGGGACTCGATCTGAGCATCATGAAAGAGGCGCTCGCGCAGGCGAAGGAAGGCCGCCTTCACATCCTCGGCGAGATGGACAAAGCGCTCACCGCGGCGCGTCCGGATCTTTCGCCATTCGCGCCGCGCATCGTCACGATGCAGATCAGCCCCGAGAAGATCGGCGATCTCATCGGACCGAAGGGCAAGACGATTCGTGGGATTCAGGACGAGACGGGCGCCGAGCTCACGGTCGATGACACCGGTCTGGTGACGATCGCCGCTGTCGGCGGGGAGTCGATGGAACGCGCGCGTCAAATGGTTCAGGCTCTCACCGCCGAGCCGGTCGTCGGCGAGACGTACGAGGGTATGGTCAAGACGACGACGCCGTTCGGCGCGTTCGTGGAGATCATGCCGGGCACCGAAGGGCTCGTGCACATCTCGGAGATGCGCCACGAGCGCACCGAGAAGACCGAGGACGTGGTCAAGAAGGGCGACCGCGTGAAGGTCAAGCTCATCGACCGCGACGAACGCGGACGGCTCCGTCTGTCGATGAAGGCGCTCTTGCCGCGGCCTGAAGGGATGCCGGAGCCCGAGCCGGGCAACGGCGGCGGGGAGCAGGGCGGTCGCCGTGAAGGCGGCGACCGTGGCGAACGCGGTGATCGTGGCGGACGTCCGCGCCGCGGATCGCGGGGCGGGGAACGCTCGCGTCGGGAGTGA
- the rpsO gene encoding 30S ribosomal protein S15 → MAFAKGSTIQKYKSHETDTGSTRVQVALLTERIRFLEDHFRAHKKDHHGRRGLLKMVGKRRRLLNYMKRTDVSGYRQTVSELGLRY, encoded by the coding sequence ATGGCTTTTGCAAAGGGTTCGACGATCCAGAAGTACAAGTCGCACGAGACGGACACTGGATCGACGCGCGTTCAGGTGGCGTTGCTCACCGAGCGCATCAGGTTTCTGGAAGACCATTTCCGCGCGCACAAGAAGGATCACCACGGCCGACGTGGGCTCCTCAAGATGGTAGGCAAACGCCGCCGTCTACTGAACTACATGAAGCGCACGGATGTCTCCGGATACCGACAGACCGTTTCAGAGCTCGGACTCCGCTACTGA
- the pyrH gene encoding UMP kinase, with product MPELKYPRVLLKLSGEALAGDKGFGYDFDTVSRLADEVVSVLSTGASVGLVIGGGNIVRGSQLSKTGMDRVAADYMGMLGTVINALALQDVLERRGVDTRVMTAIRMEELAEPYIRRRAVRHLEKGRLVIFAGGTGNPYFSTDTAAVLRAIQIKANVIIKATSVEGVYSADPKREPNAKFYDEISFRDVIVEELKVIDQTAITLCRENALPLIVLNIHRPGSVVAAIRGERVGTLVR from the coding sequence ATGCCAGAGCTGAAATACCCGCGCGTCTTGCTGAAACTGTCCGGCGAAGCCTTGGCCGGCGACAAGGGTTTCGGATACGACTTCGATACGGTGAGTCGACTCGCCGACGAAGTCGTTTCCGTGTTGAGCACCGGAGCATCCGTCGGCCTGGTGATCGGCGGCGGCAACATCGTGCGCGGTTCGCAACTGTCGAAGACCGGCATGGATCGCGTCGCCGCCGATTACATGGGCATGCTCGGCACGGTGATCAACGCGCTCGCGCTGCAGGACGTGCTCGAGCGCCGCGGCGTGGACACGCGCGTCATGACGGCGATCCGCATGGAGGAGTTGGCGGAGCCGTACATTCGCCGACGCGCGGTCCGCCACCTCGAGAAGGGGCGCCTGGTCATCTTCGCCGGCGGTACGGGCAATCCGTACTTCTCCACGGACACCGCGGCGGTATTGCGCGCGATTCAGATCAAGGCGAACGTCATCATCAAAGCGACGAGCGTGGAGGGCGTCTACTCGGCGGACCCGAAGCGCGAACCGAACGCGAAGTTCTACGACGAGATCAGCTTCCGCGATGTGATCGTGGAGGAGCTCAAAGTGATCGATCAGACGGCGATCACGCTCTGCCGCGAGAACGCGCTTCCGCTGATCGTTCTCAACATCCACCGTCCGGGCTCGGTCGTCGCGGCGATCCGCGGCGAACGGGTCGGCACCCTGGTTCGATGA
- the ald gene encoding alanine dehydrogenase, whose protein sequence is MKIGVPKEIKTNENRIALVPAGAEALVAAGHSVSIEEGAGLGSGFADKDYTAVGASIAPDAATVWRESEMIMKVKEPIEREWRHMRRGQLIFTYFHFAADEKLTKAHIASGATCVAYETVELPTHELPLLTPMSEVAGRMAVQEGAKYLEKLYGGRGVLLGGVPGVAPAKVVILGGGTVGINAAKMAAGLGAKVTILDLSLERLRYLSDVMPANCVMIHSNRQNILEQIETADLVVGGVLIPGAKAPKLVRREDLKRMQAGAVIVDVAIDQGGCVETIKATTHENPTYVVDGIIHYGVANMPGGVPRTSTLALTNATLPYAVQLANKGWKQALRDNSALLKGLNMTDGHVTYPGVAEAFGLTYENPSGFIS, encoded by the coding sequence ATGAAGATCGGCGTCCCGAAAGAGATCAAGACCAACGAGAACCGCATCGCGCTCGTGCCCGCGGGCGCTGAGGCCTTGGTAGCGGCTGGACATTCCGTGTCGATCGAAGAAGGGGCCGGGCTCGGAAGTGGCTTTGCCGACAAGGACTACACGGCGGTCGGCGCCTCGATCGCTCCCGACGCGGCCACCGTGTGGCGCGAGAGCGAAATGATCATGAAGGTGAAGGAGCCCATCGAGCGCGAATGGCGGCACATGCGCCGGGGCCAGCTGATCTTCACCTATTTCCACTTCGCCGCCGACGAAAAGCTCACCAAGGCCCACATCGCCAGCGGGGCCACCTGCGTGGCGTACGAGACGGTGGAGCTCCCGACCCACGAGCTGCCGCTCCTGACCCCGATGTCCGAAGTCGCGGGCCGGATGGCCGTCCAGGAGGGGGCCAAATATTTGGAGAAACTCTACGGCGGCCGAGGAGTCCTTCTGGGTGGAGTCCCCGGCGTCGCTCCCGCCAAGGTCGTGATCCTCGGCGGCGGCACCGTCGGAATCAACGCGGCGAAGATGGCCGCGGGGCTCGGCGCCAAGGTGACGATACTAGATCTGTCGCTCGAGCGTCTTCGTTACCTATCCGACGTAATGCCCGCCAACTGCGTGATGATCCACTCGAACCGACAAAACATCCTGGAGCAGATCGAGACGGCCGATCTGGTCGTCGGGGGCGTGCTCATCCCCGGGGCCAAGGCGCCCAAGCTCGTTCGCCGGGAGGATCTCAAGCGAATGCAGGCGGGGGCGGTCATCGTGGACGTGGCGATCGACCAGGGCGGGTGCGTCGAGACGATCAAGGCTACCACGCACGAGAACCCTACCTACGTCGTCGACGGGATCATCCACTACGGCGTGGCCAACATGCCGGGCGGCGTGCCCAGGACGTCCACGCTCGCTCTGACGAACGCGACGCTGCCGTACGCGGTCCAGCTGGCGAACAAGGGATGGAAGCAGGCGCTGCGCGACAATTCGGCGCTGCTGAAGGGGCTCAACATGACGGACGGCCACGTCACGTATCCGGGCGTCGCCGAAGCGTTTGGGTTGACTTACGAAAATCCTTCCGGTTTCATTTCCTAA
- the frr gene encoding ribosome recycling factor, whose product MSNIQQTLKDARAGMDKDIAHVKHEFSSVRSGKASPNMLDTVRVEMYGQQMQLNQVATINAPEPRVLIVTPFDKSQIKIVEKAIREAELGLEPSAQGAIIRVPLPAMNEQRRKELVKVVHKYAEEGRVAIRHARTHAREALKKLAGVSEDDVKHAEKDLQKLHDDYIHKVDELIKAKEAEIMEV is encoded by the coding sequence ATGAGCAACATCCAACAAACGCTGAAGGACGCTCGCGCCGGCATGGACAAGGACATCGCGCACGTGAAGCACGAGTTCTCGTCCGTGCGCTCCGGCAAAGCCAGCCCCAACATGCTCGACACCGTTCGCGTCGAGATGTACGGGCAGCAGATGCAGCTCAACCAGGTCGCGACGATCAACGCGCCGGAGCCGCGCGTGCTCATCGTGACTCCGTTCGACAAGAGCCAGATCAAGATCGTCGAAAAGGCGATCCGCGAGGCCGAGCTGGGTCTCGAGCCGTCCGCGCAGGGCGCGATCATCCGCGTTCCGCTTCCGGCGATGAACGAACAGCGCCGCAAGGAGCTGGTGAAAGTCGTTCACAAATACGCGGAAGAAGGGAGGGTCGCGATCCGTCACGCGCGCACGCACGCGCGCGAAGCGCTCAAGAAGCTCGCCGGCGTTTCGGAGGACGACGTCAAGCACGCCGAGAAGGACCTCCAGAAGCTGCACGACGATTACATCCACAAAGTGGACGAGCTGATCAAGGCGAAAGAAGCCGAGATCATGGAAGTGTGA
- the rseP gene encoding RIP metalloprotease RseP, which translates to MLGHVVQAILAPVLVFGLVIFVHEFGHFIAAKALGVYAPRFSIGFGPAIFRKRRGETEYVLAWLPLGGYVRMASRHDAETAFLEGGTEEGTARTENDPDYDPNAMIPFGPKKVPEDRWFESKPLWARVVIMSAGVAMNTVLAVAVATWIALHYGVVVYPASVVGAVRAPSSVPALAQLQSGDSIVAVNGHTVRDWDEVDEKVLESAGSVELTTQRGRVLVPLADATTPVTVLESLVPFLPPVIDTVFPNDRAMAGGLREGDSVVSVGGAPVRSWSDIVDRVSPSAEHSIDFVVRRGAATDTLHITPKAVTETDSATSRSKTVGKIGAGAKNPVYVSSVNLAGAFRWGARKTKSDAGGVFTVLHQIGSGQRSVSELGGPIAITRQAVTAAGLGFDKVLYLIVLLSINVAVLNLLPIPILDGGQILINVLESAKGSPFSLRTREYILRFGLLAIALLFVIVMYNDTRAGFVSFFGWIQHLFGA; encoded by the coding sequence ATGCTAGGTCACGTTGTTCAGGCGATTCTCGCGCCGGTGTTGGTCTTCGGCCTCGTGATTTTCGTTCACGAGTTCGGACACTTCATCGCGGCGAAGGCACTCGGCGTCTATGCGCCGCGGTTTTCGATCGGCTTCGGACCGGCCATCTTCCGCAAGCGCCGCGGCGAGACCGAATACGTGCTCGCATGGTTGCCGCTCGGCGGCTACGTGCGCATGGCGTCCCGCCACGATGCGGAGACCGCGTTTCTCGAGGGAGGCACGGAGGAAGGAACCGCCCGCACCGAGAACGATCCGGACTACGATCCGAACGCGATGATCCCGTTCGGACCCAAGAAGGTGCCGGAGGATCGCTGGTTCGAGAGCAAGCCGCTCTGGGCGCGCGTGGTCATCATGAGCGCCGGCGTGGCGATGAACACGGTGCTCGCCGTGGCGGTCGCGACGTGGATCGCTCTGCACTACGGTGTCGTCGTTTATCCGGCGTCGGTCGTTGGCGCCGTTCGCGCGCCATCGTCCGTTCCGGCTCTCGCGCAGCTGCAATCCGGTGACTCGATCGTCGCCGTGAATGGGCACACCGTCCGCGACTGGGACGAGGTGGACGAGAAGGTGCTCGAGTCGGCGGGGTCGGTCGAGCTGACGACGCAACGCGGACGCGTTTTGGTGCCGCTCGCCGACGCGACGACGCCCGTGACGGTGCTCGAGTCGCTGGTTCCGTTCCTGCCGCCCGTGATCGACACGGTGTTCCCGAACGATCGCGCGATGGCCGGCGGACTGCGCGAAGGTGACTCGGTTGTGAGCGTCGGGGGCGCGCCGGTGCGCTCGTGGAGCGACATCGTCGATCGCGTGTCACCGTCGGCGGAGCACTCGATCGATTTCGTCGTGCGCCGCGGCGCGGCCACGGACACGCTGCACATCACTCCGAAGGCCGTCACCGAAACGGATTCGGCGACGTCGCGTTCGAAGACCGTTGGCAAGATCGGCGCGGGCGCGAAGAATCCTGTGTACGTGTCGTCGGTGAACCTCGCGGGCGCGTTCCGGTGGGGCGCGAGAAAGACGAAGTCCGATGCGGGCGGCGTGTTCACCGTGTTGCACCAGATCGGCAGCGGTCAGCGGTCGGTTTCGGAGCTCGGCGGTCCGATCGCGATCACGCGACAAGCGGTGACGGCGGCGGGGCTGGGATTCGACAAGGTGCTCTACCTGATCGTGCTGTTGAGCATCAACGTCGCGGTGCTCAACCTGCTCCCGATTCCGATTTTGGACGGCGGTCAAATCCTGATCAACGTTCTGGAATCGGCGAAGGGGAGTCCGTTCAGTCTTCGGACGCGCGAGTACATCCTGCGCTTTGGGTTGCTGGCGATCGCGCTGTTGTTCGTGATCGTGATGTACAACGACACCCGCGCGGGATTCGTGAGCTTCTTCGGCTGGATTCAGCACCTCTTCGGCGCTTGA